A single window of Nicotiana tomentosiformis chromosome 1, ASM39032v3, whole genome shotgun sequence DNA harbors:
- the LOC138908954 gene encoding uncharacterized protein, with amino-acid sequence MYQQLSNPPPYPSHGPSSSNNEMGRIENMFKKMMEKNANSVAQLASHNTSISVTTISGRGGNAPTSSQRKLVDDEQVIEEEEIPNNVVQENDEVRIAIVNTAEDTQEEVNPFRDHIIDTPKPVVQKAKAPLPKPPLPYSQRLAKQNGENQFKKYIDMMKSLSINVPLVEDLEKMPGYAKFMKDLVTRKPSMNFETIKVDSTLAVLHKRKKAIGWTLEDIWGISPTFCMHEINLEEDAKPSIEHQRRLNEAMQDVVKKKIIKWLDAKVVYLISDSSWTYPVQCVPKKGSMIVVTNDKDKLIPIRTVTGWRVCMNYRKLNKVMRKDHVSIPFLDQILDRLAERAFYYFTDRYSGYNQILIAPEDQEKITFTCPYGPFAFKWMPFGLCNAPMTFQRCMMAIFMDMVEDYLEVFMDEFSVVGDSFYDCLENLDRVLARCQETNLVLNWEKCHFMVEGCIVLGHKISKNGIEVYKAKIEVISKLSPPTSVKGVRSFLGHARFYRHFIKDFSKVVNPLCKLLEKGVNFHFNDDFMRVPWFADLANFLVCGIIPDEFSSNPRKKLKRGCQDYYWDKPYLFRICTDGVIRRYVPDEEQNVILEACHSLPYGGHHGGARTVANVLSCGFYWPTPYKEASDMVKRCGECQRAGGISKKNEMPLTTILEIDIFDMWGIEFMGPFVRSCGNTYILVAIDYVSKWVDSIALPNNEARSVVAIPKKIILT; translated from the exons ATGTATCAACAactgagcaacccacctccttatccttcacatggtcctagttcttctaACAATGAAATGggccgtattgagaacatgttcaagaaaatgatggagaagaatgccaatTCCGTTgctcaacttgcttcacacaacacctCGATTt CCGTTACTACAataagtggaagaggtgggaatgcacccacctcaagtcaaaggaaacttgtggatgatgagcaagtgatagaagaagaggagatcccaaacaatgtggtgcaagaaaatgatgaagtgcggattgCTATTGTTAACACTGCGGAAGatactcaagaggaagtgaacccgtttAGGGATCATATTATTGACACACcaaaaccggtagtgcaaaaggctaaggcaccattaccTAAGCCACCTCTTCCATAttctcaaaggctcgccaagcaaaatggagagaatcaattcaaaaagtacattgacatgatgaagagtctctcgataaatgtgccattagttgaagacTTAGAGAAAATGccgggttatgcaaagtttatgaaggacttggtgacaaggAAGccgtcgatgaattttgaaactatcaag gttgactccaCATTGGcagtgctccacaagaggaagaaggctattggatggactttggaagatatttggggaataagccccacattttgcatgcacgagattaacttggaggaagatgccaagccatctattgaacatcaaaggagactcaacgaAGCAATGCAAGACGTAGTCAAAAAGaagattatcaaatggttggatgccAAGGTTGTCTACctcatttccgatagttcgtggacttatccggtgcaatgtgtcccaaagaaagggtcCATGatagtggtcaccaatgacaaggaCAAGTTGATTCCcataagaacggtgaccgggtggagagtgtgtatgaaCTATCGCAAGCTTAACAAAGTCATGAGGAAGGATCATGTTTCAATTCCCTTCCTTGATCAAattcttgataggttggccgaacGTGCTTTCTATTACTTTACAGAtagatattcgggctacaaccaaatccttattgccccggaagatcaagagaaaataactttcACCTGTCCTTATGGCCCTTTCGCTTTCAAGTGGATGCCATTTGgattatgcaatgcaccgatgacttttcaaaggtgcatgatggcgatctttatggatatggtagaggactaccttgaagtcttcatggatgaattCTCGGTAGTCGGGGACTCCTTTTATGATTGTTTGGAAAATTTAGAtagagtattggcaaggtgtcaagaaactaacttggtgttgaattgggagaaatgccatttcatggtcgagggatgcattgtccttggccacaaaatttcaaagaatggaatAGAGGTCTACAAGGCgaagatagaggtgatttctaaactttcacctccaacttcggtgaaaggcgtgcgaagtttcttgggtcatgcgagGTTCTACCGGcacttcataaaggatttttctaaagtggtgaacccattgtgcaagctcTTAGAGAAAGGTGTTAattttcacttcaatgatgatttcatgaga gtaccatggttcgcggatctagcaaacttccttgtgtgtggaatcatcccggatgaattctcttcaaatccaaggaagaagctcaaacggggttgtcaagattattattgggacaagCCATACCTTTTTcgaatttgtacggatggggtaattagaagatatGTGCCGGACGAagagcaaaatgttattcttgaggcttgccattctttgccttatggtggtcaccatggcggagcaagaacggTGGCCAATgtgctaagttgtggtttctattggcccactcctTACAAAGAggcaagtgatatggtgaaaagatgtggtgaatgccaacgggccggtggaatatcgaagaagaatgaaatgcctctcactaccattttggagattgatatctttgatatgTGGGGTATTGagttcatgggtccttttgtaagatcttgtggaaatacctacatcttggtcgcgatagattatgtgtctaaatgggttgattccattgctctacccaacaatgaagcgagaagtgtggtggcaatCCCGAAGAAGATTATTCTCACATGA